In Salvia miltiorrhiza cultivar Shanhuang (shh) chromosome 4, IMPLAD_Smil_shh, whole genome shotgun sequence, the DNA window CTTTACTCTATCATTAAGTGAGCGGTAGAATATATACGTGTGTGTGTATACTGGCGACAAAAGAAAAAACCCAACTATATAAGAAGATACCTAAACATCCCTGCTAAATAACACATACAGAAGATGCAAGCAATCAGACTTGTTCCCCAATATGgcaatatattcaattaaaaccatgtaaaattaatgagataaaACAAATTTGGTTACCAAAGAAAAACTATTCTAGTATAATTTGGAAACATTTTTTATTGCATCCAAACCAAACAGAACATCGAATACAGAActcaaagaaaaagaataacTGTAAAGCCTTTTGAAGAGTAGCATACAAATGAAGAAACTGACGAACTAACCTCCTTGGAGATGGGGGGCTTTGAGAGTGCATAGTAATCAAAGTATATCTGTAATGTTGAAGATTCCTCTAATATAGGCTTCCAAGAAGATGGAATCTGTAGAATTAAGTTTGGTCAGTAGAATAAACCTTGCAAAAATAATTCCCTAGGTGACATATTTACAAGATAAACTGTTATGTAAACAAAACATAAGCTAGTAAAACACATCCTCAGCAATAGTAATAGTTTTAAAGGTCATGTAAGCAAATTGCCAATTTTGTTCATAAATAACTATTCAATTGTATCTCCAAATATGTACCTGGACTGTCCCAAACTCTTCAGAGCTTTCATCAATAGATGTCCcaacaaaatcaaaagaaaGACACTTCAGGGACAGTGAGAGAGCCAATTCTTGCAACCGGCTGTTGGCTGCAAGTATCACAACTTAGTATATTACTCTCAGTCTAATGGAGTAAATATCAATATATTGCCAACATGATAGAAGCAGCTAGATAGTCAGTGCTATACCATCATTTTTAAGTTGATGCAATGAAGTTAAGGATATCTGGAAGATTTGAAAAAGGCATTGATCCCTGAAGGAACATGCCACTCTCCGATGATGTGATGAAGGCAACCCAGGGTTGGCCTAAGAGTGAAAGGGAAAATAAGAGCCACATGAAATTCACGCAAGCACAGAGTTGACAGAGAGAGGACAAAGAAAGAAGTCATTGAAAGTCTATCATACTGACAAAACAAGAAACATTAACACAGTTATGTCTATATTGGGAAGCAAGGAACAAGTAATAATCCTTTCTCCCATAGTTTACCTTTCTTATATACATCACTTAAAAACTAAGAAAAGAGTTAAGAAAGACAAACCTGATTCATCTCACAAACAAGCTGATTTAATATCTTTAAACCAATAGCATAATGATCTGACGTGGCCTGACAAACATAGAATCCTTTAGATGTAATGCCCGGAACATGTACAACCAAGTGTTTAGGTATGACATACCAGAGAAAAACAAAGACATGCTGTAGCAACCAAGGACTTTAACTATGACTAAACAGATAAAGACAATGACATGCTGAAGGTTGAATTTGCATATTTTACTAAAAGATTAATATAAGGCACTCAAAATGGGCAATGGCTAAGGAAACAATGTAATTATAAACTTGGACAGCTGGGGACAAAGGGAGAGAAGTCTAAATTATGCATATGTGCCTGTGCTTCAAAATTAGCTAAAAGAGATTCTAACCAAACTCGAGCTTAGGACAGAGAAACTGGATAAGAACTAAAACAGGAATATCAGCTGCATACTTAAAATGATTACTCATATACCAGAAATCACATGGCATACTTTGCCAATAGAACTAACCTAGGATCCTgaatatatttagaaaatataatttttatcatCCCACTTCTAGTTTCAAAGTCACATATGATAAACATTAtataacttttgggtaaaacaATGGAGTCCCCACTTCAAGGTCCTCTCAGATTTCTGATTAAGAGAGATATAAGCAGAGAGGAAACCTGAATTATGACCTTCCGGGTAATCTTAGCTTCTGATACAGTGCTCTATTTAGCACCAGAATTAGCTAATCAGTTCGTATTAACCATTTGCTCGATCAAGTGTCATGTCATAATTTTCAACTAGTGTGATCATATTAAACTCTTCGatataactaaataaaaaataaaactagcTATTGGCAAATAAACTGGCACCAATAGTTAATTTCTCAAATATCCCAAAATTTCTTAACCACTTTTACAGCATTATGTAATCTACACATCTGTTAATAAATGCCTCTACTGCAAACTTAACGAAACACACAACTAGAGATATAGAGGTCAAGAGCTTTAAGATTTGCAATGTAGTGAATCCACAGACGAATCTGTATCATCATAAGTCACAACATAATTTTATCAGGCAAAAGAAAATACCTGGCTCAAAAAGTTGATTGATTCTTTTGCCACATCTCTGAATCTATCATCATCGAACCATCCGAACTTGGTAAGTCGGCACAAAAGTTGAACTAAAGATCCAATGACAAAGGGCTGCAGCTCAGGACCTCTGTTTGCCAGATAGTTTACAAGATAATTTCCTTCATAGAGAGTAAAAGCCAAAGAATATAGATCCATCaacgaagatgaagatgatgataaaaataacaaataataaaagaGGCAATGAATTCCATGATGCAAAAATTCATGGTTCTGAACTTGATTGCCTAAATTTCCCTAATGTTACAATGATATTCTAACATTAAAGATCAAACCAATAGCGACGGACAGGCAACAGAATAAATTCATTTAACATGCCCAACATAAAATGTAAGTTGGATATATTTACGGATATCAAGGCGAAGCTGCAAGGATAGACTATGCTCAGTCACTTGCTTCAACAAGCTTGAACTAGCCAGCATCAACGCATAAGGGGTCAAAGCATTGTCCAGAATATACTGACACTGTGAAATATAATCAATATTTGTGGAAAAGCATTTCAGAGTGTTCTCGGCATGTGTCCTTTCTGTTGAGTCTTGTGAGTTATAAAGTCTTTCACACAACAGTTCCAGCTGCGCTAAGCTCTCCATTAACACTAAAGCCACACCAATATGCCTTCTACAAATTCCGGCAGATCAAGGACCCGCACTCATCCAATCCAATATCAGTCTACATCACATACGGAAATGCGTTAAAATACATACACATTGTCAGTGGTTAGGTGGGTGGTGCAAGATAATGATACACAATCACAGGGGAAACCAATCAAGATAACAGATCAAACGTTAGATGAACTTATGCATAAGATGTGAGATCGACTCAGGCACATACAAAACTAAGTCCAACAATGCATCAAAGAGAAGTAACTAAGTTCAACAAGACGGCATAGCAACAATACTCTCATACAGCATATCGAACTGCAGTAACAGAGGCACTGTACCCTTTGCATCTAATGGTATACCATTGCAAAATAAATCGCTTCGCATGCAAAACGTGATTATGAAAGTAGCCCACATAAATAATACAAATTCAAATGTTACATATGTATCCACAATAACAAAGATACAAAAGATGGTCTCTCTcccttggaaaaaaaaattccctACATAAactggaaaaaagaaaaaagaaaaaaccccTAAAATGGAAGAAATACAGCTATCACAGATATGAGATATCATAAGAGCTCCAGAAAAATCAACCAATAGCTGTTCAGCATCTCAAACCCTGACAACAAAACCAAcaacaaataacaaaaaattaaatcaatgGGCGCTTGATCAATGTAAAGCGAAAAATCAATCATATATGCACATTCCGCTCGTACATATTAATCTATAGataacaaatataataaaacCACTATAAATTCTTGAGTTTCGTATGTATCATATACGAGAGAAAAATGAAAGATTACTTGCAGAAGAACCTCGAAGTTATCAGCTCAATTGGAGAAAAAAGAATTTATCAGCGATCGGACCCGAATAAATTCTTAGATTCCTAAGcgattatttcaaaaatatttatcTTTTGGGAAAATATAAAGCAGGCCAGAGGTAGAGAATAACTGTATTGAATTTgtatgagagagagaaacgCACACAAAAGGTGTGCGTACAGATCAGAGAGTCAAAAAAAACGCAGACTTGAGTTGAAAATGTAaacctatttttttaaaaaaaatcactaattACTGCTTAGTTACTTTTTACTTGTTTGTTTactaacaaaaattaaatttaaaaataatttaaatttgttaGACTAGGTTATTTGGATTACTAGTCAGCTTACCATTTGGTTAGCTGAGTTGAATCATTTAAGCTGACTCATTTTCAGTTGGTCTTATATATCTTAGAACCAAAACTATGAAGAATAATGAAAGTTTACAACTAGTGTTTTCTTATATACACTAATATGTATTTGCTCCGGACCAATAACATTGGAGACTGTATTACGTGCATTATTACcaatttatatgttatttttattgatcATTAGACTAAAAATCACATAGATAATGCAAACATGAGGCCACTTCTAGGAAGGCCTAGCTAATTATAGGGGTTAAGGGCCCGTGTGGTAGCATTGTAATGGCCATATTAGATTCTTATCTGGGCCTTTTTTTCTGTTTGCTGACCTTGGAAATTTTTTGAGCAGGCCCGGCCAAAAGTCAAGGGCCCGCTCATAGACACTATTTCAGCTTTGAAGTGAAACACGCCAAGAGCATTGGTTTCAAAATCAATGCTTCTACAGTAATCTCAGCTAACTTTTATGATGACAGTATTGCCCTTTGAAATCCAAAATTGGAACACCAATATATCTAGCGGCATaagcatttttgaaataaaaagcTTCTGCACTTGGGAGGGGATCTCTACAAACTTCACGTCTTTTTGATATTTGAAGAAGGTGAGTTCTATTATTGCACCTTGAGTTATGCTTGCTGTTTTACCGGCTAAAATCTTTCATCGGAGCACGGTGTTCGTTTTTGCGAATTTTTATCTAGGGTTTTTTGAACAGGCTACGAATTAATCAGCTCAATTGCATAACTCCATTTAGAATAGcgataatttttcattttccaaACATTTAAACCGACTTTGTCGCTGGACCGCAGGTGCTGATTTGAAGCTAGGAGGACCTCAGATCTCATCCAAAAAAAGGTTAGGGCAATTCAAACAGAAGGTAGATTAATTCTGAGATTATGGGTACACTAGAATCTGAAGCATTCATAGTTTTTTCTCAATTTCCATGTCATTTGCATCCCTCGTATCTATGAACTCCATGGTTTGGGTTGAACGCGAGCAATTGTATGCCTTGCCTTTGATGCCTTTTGTTGAACATCTCTATATCTTTTTTTGTTCTGTGTACTTATGGCTTGCTGTGGGTGTTGTATTTGCAATGTGGTTTGTGTATAAGATAGCTGGGATGATAAATTAGAAATCAGTTGGATAATTTGTTACTCATTTTCCCATTTGGCGTCGCTTTGAGTTCCAGTTTTTCTGCAACCGTGAAGGGGACAATGCCAACTCGACGCGACCGTGAATATTTGTTGTTGATAATAGAAGAAATTAATCGTGTGCTCCGTTGTCAGCTTATTATAATACTTGACTTGGTAATTAGgataaaaacaagaaaaagaaaacgcAGCGAACATGTTGCGCGATATGGTATGATTGAATGCATACCTGCTCAGATTGGGCATTTAAACAGAATTACGGGAGTAAGTGACACCGACTGTATTTCGAATCTGCGGATGGACCGTAATACGTTTGGCAGGTTGTGTCACCTATTAAAAGAACTTGGAGGTCTTAGGGATGACAGACATGTGTGTATAGAAGAGCAAGTGGCAATGTTCATCTCCATTCTTGCTCATCATAAAAAGAATAGGGTTATTGGCTTTGACTTTTGGAGATCCGGGCAGACGATATCACTGTATGTTCACTTGGTTCTAACTGCCATCTTGAGACCACATGCGTTATTGTTGGTGAAGCCTGAACCTGTAACAGAGAATTCCACCGATCCAAGATGGAAATGGTTTAAGGTAATTGATTCATATGACTAAAGCTTGATATTCTACTCAACGTGATTCATTATTCTCATGTCTATATTTTCTGAATTTGCTCTAGGGCTGTTTAGGTGCGCTTGATGGCACGTATATATCTGTAATGGTACCAAATGGGGATAAGCCACGCTATAGAACGAGGAAGGGGTTAATCTCGACGAATACCCTCGCCGTTTGTGATCGAAATCTAAAGTTTGTGTATGTACTACCGGGCTGGGAGGGATCAGCAGCTGACTCGAGGGTATTGCGAGATACAATAAATAGAGTACATGGTTTGAAAGTTCCAAACGGTAAATTTCATTTCCACTCCCATGTTGCATGCCTTGtgttttcaatgaaatgcaaatcacTCATCAATGATAGTTGTCTGTTTTATGAATGTTTAGGAAATTATTATTTGGTCGACAACGGCTATGCTAATAGCGATGGTTTCTTGGCACCTTACAAGGGGGTGAGGTATCATTTAAAGGAATGTGGTCCAGCATCTGAGAGGCCACGGAACGCCGCTGAATTGTTCAACATGCGGCATACTAAAGCTAGAAACTGTATCGAGCGGGCGTTCAGGATTCTAAAGATGCGTTGGGGTATACTCCGGAGTACCACATTCTATTCTGTGAAGGTGCAGAATAGGTTAATCATGGCTTGCTTcttgttaaataattttatcCGATCGGAGATGATAAATGACCCCATAGAACAAATGTTTGACAACCTTGATGTTGGTGATATGGCGGCTGAAGCAGATAAAGAAGAATGCATAGATACAGTGGAAGTATCAAGTATCAACATAATGGAATACTAAGAGGGATTCCCTTGCGCCATGTGGCAGCAGTTCAATGTTGGGGCATAGATTAATTTGTGTTGAACTTTTTGAAGGAAACTTTATCTGGTTATTCGATGTATTATGAGACATATTCTGCTTGATTTTGTTTATATTATTTGTTGGTGTTTTTCTGTTGTTGCCGTTGAGCTATTATTATTTAGTGTTCATACTTGCAATCATCTGTTGAAATTTTTTTCATAGGATTTATGGAGATATGCGAAGAGGATGCTGCACTTGTTCCTATGTGTTCATGTGGCAATGGCCGAATGCAAGTTCTGAAGGCTGGAATCATGGCATTGAATGCGGGGTGCTTCTACTACAAATGCCCTATAAAAAAAACCGCACAAGGATGGATTTTTCTGGTGTGATGAGTATCACCAACCAGGCGATGATTACTATCCACAATTCCTCAATGGTCAGGTGTGCAGGCCAAGGTAAGTGACACAAGCTGAAGACTCGGGAACAAGTTATGCCCCGTCGATGTCTACTATGGGCGCGCAGATGCATACACAACCCATTACTCAAAGTGTTGCCGCATCTTTGATTGCTACAATCATGTTCATATCGTTGGTGCTTGTATTAGCTGGTTATTTTGTAGGCAAGCTTACGTAAAGAGCCTTGTGTAATACAGGCAACGAAGAAGCAAGGATGACAAgtattttgtataattttatgTTGATTGCCATGGCATCTTCTGCTCATACGTTTGGTTGAAAACTTCTTATTATGATGTTGGAATGATGATATGTTATCTAAGGAAACTTTATTTCGCACTACTCTTTGATTGATAGAGTTGAATTAAGGGTCGGGTGGTCTGATATGAACTAAATTAACTTTTAATTATCTTTTAATTTCCTGGAATGGGGTGATCTGTTATGCTCCAATACTTTATCTTTTGTATGGTTGGCGAATAGGTgccttttaaaaattattagcATGCTTATTAATTATCATATATGTATCATGGCTGATATTAATGTTATTTAAGTAGCTCCACATATTCCTTCTTCATGTATTATTTTGGAAAAGTCTTATCATATTTAATTCATCGACCACTTCACTCATCTATGATGATACTCCTGCGTCTAAAGGTGGTGCCCCGCCACTGCCAACCATTAGTTGCATCTgaaaaaaagtattaataacGCATTACCTAGCAAAAATTAGGAGACTCACAGCAATTGTCTTGTCATATTTTCTTGAAGTAATTTAATGCTCCAACTAAGCACCTTCAAATCTACTATAAATTATGCCTTTGCAATAGAAGAGAGAGCAACCtgattcagaaaaaaaaaaaaatgaagctaTCTGAAATTCGCGACCAAGATTTCTTCCTCTACGACCTCAAGTGGAACGCTGCGATGGATACGAAGCTCCTTGACATCATGCTTGAGCACAAGGAAGAATGCCACGCAACTCCGGCGTACGAAGCACCTCATGTCCTTGTCGAAGCTGTGACTAAGCTTAACCAAACCTCCAGCAAGCTCATTACCTTAATGGACGTCGAGGAACGCACAAATTTCCTCCATGGACGTTTTTCTTGCTTCAAGCGATTGATGAGTATGCCCGCAACACACTGGGACAAAGAGGCCAACTGCATCATTGCATCTGATGTGGTCTGGAAGAAAATTATCAAGGTAACATATCCTCTTATCATCTTTTTTGCTTAAACACATCTTGTTTCACAAAGATTTGATCCAAAGTTTTGTATCTTTTTGTGGTGTGTTAGGAGAACAACTTTGCAGCTGCATACTACAGGAGTGGAGATCTGGCACATCTGAAAATGTTCAATCTCTTTGACAACTGCTACGATCAAAACAGAACTATCTCACATCGTTATCATCATAAGTGACACTCTCTCAGAGCATGACAAGACTGAGAAAGTTACTTATGATATTTCATCTGATGACGACGTCACTTCTCCCCAGTTAGTGGAGGCCTCTAGAGCGCGCAAGAAACTATTCCCTGACGCCAACGATGCGCATTCAACTGCACAGCCTTCAGAGATCACGCCACCACGCGACGATAGGATGTTTCCACCTAGGAATGCTTTCCCAATGAAACCCCTAGATTTTGGTGTGCCGTCGAAGGAAGCCGAAGGCAGCTCTTGTGCTTCATGCAGCTCTTTCAAGTAGTAGCCAAATCAAGTTTTTTGCTCATGGTGATGTGTGGTGAAGTGATGGGTAGCTTGTCATAATCTTCTGTGGTGTGTTAGGAACTATAGCTATTAATTCTGTTCTGCCAGTTAGTTTGTTTTAAGAATTATGACTTTAGTCCCCTATTTTATGTAACAACGCAGCCACCATCATCAATCCTTTTGTATTAGCCCATAATGTTTATAAATATGAACTAGCTTGTCATATTAACATATGTATCATCAACTTATTAGTGCCTTTATTTGTGATCTGGCCAAGTAGATAACACTGCAAAGTAAAATTTCACAAACTTGGAAAAGTCTAAAATTTCGTCTAACCATAATAGCATATATATCATATAAACATAGGCTGAAAGAGCATCACAATATTCACAAACTAATAACAGCAAATGAGACTTTTTGTTGCGCTCTATCAAGTTTCCAACTGATGTAActaatattttcaaaaaataattaacatcgATGTAGACACCACCAGTCACTTCAACATTCTGTAAGAAGATTCACCATTGAGATAAGTGTTTTCAAAAGGGGTGGACTTGAGAGCATTCATACTACTTCAAAATATGGGACTTGACTTCAAGCGATTCACATATCATCCAGTTGGAGGAGACGCATCACATACAGCGACCTTGCCTCCTCTGGCAGACACACAAAGATTTCCAGACGCTCGACCTTGAATGCAAACAGCTCGCAAGCGTCAAACTTATCATTCATCGAAAGATCAGGCATACGGTTCAAATGCTCGAAAGCCTCCTTCCTCGCACTGGCCAAGTCAAATTCGTATCCGATGCGACTTGCAAGTAGCTCCAGCCTCTTATCAGTCGTGCGATTGATCTCAGCAAGGAGTGCGTATACACCTTCAAGTCCATCCACATGCTTGCGTTTCTTACCTTTCCCTCGAACCTTGCCAGTCGCTTTAGAGCTTTGGCAAACACTGTTGTTAGCCCCAGTGTCATCGTTTTCACTCACATGATGCACGTTGATAGTCCCCTGTTCTTGTGCTTCAGCAACATTGTTGTCATTCACCAGCTCATTGAATGCATCCATGCAATCCTCGGTGAGTTCACCAGTAGCTCGATCCTTGCCGAAAACTTCTTCCAATCTTCCATCATAGGCCACGATTTGTATCACATATTCTTGGCATTGCGATCTTTCTACACAATGAAAGAAAGCACTGCATATGAAGCACAAGCCACAAACTAAGATAAATAGTAGCTCAAACACAGCAAATAGATGATGTGCCCCGTTTACCTTCACGATTTGCGCCCATTGGTCATTGTCACAGTCAAGCATAAAGGTGCCACTCGTGTTAAAACCAACGCCGCTGTTCTGCAACGCATACGTGAGGGAGTTGTAGCTTTTCTTCCACGCGTTTATCCTTGAGTTTATGTGCGGTATTCCTTTTATATCAATGCCAGGAAATGCCTTCCTCATTGCATCCTCGAGCTTGGAAAGATATCCAGCTCTGAAACCATTAGTCAGCTTTCCACCCATTCGCGACCATTTCCTTCAGAGAAGCCATGAGTACGTCCTCTTCCTTGAAAGTCCAGCTGCGCCTTGTCTTATCAGTTTTGCCCCCTCGACAAAGGTCACTACTCCCAGACTCGTTCCCTTATGAAATAATTGAAAAACAGAATTGTGATGATACTCCTCCGTATACATTCCACACCACTTACGATAATGACAACCAAATGAAAACAAAACATAACACTCATCCACTAGTAAAACCGAAGTATCCAAAACTATGCAAAAACTCCCATTCTCACATTCAAtgaaatgcaacaaaaaaaaggCACATGAAAGCTAAACGCAGTACAGTTTACAACAGCCAAACTCAAAATTTTGAGAGCACATTCGAAAAAACCCTATGCtcagcattttttttttaaaatcacaCATTAGCGcgtaaaagggaatctatatcaTCCAAATATTGATGGAATAATTACCCGTTGGCATCGAACTCATTTCGGATGGAAAATGATTCTCTCGGAAGCTAGCAAATCGATTTTGCGATTTCCCCACCATCCTCTCTGGTTTCCCGTGCAAGAGAAAGTGTTTAGGGTTCTCtgattttttcatttataaatagACCATGAAACCAGGGACATTCCAGTAATAT includes these proteins:
- the LOC131022492 gene encoding uncharacterized protein LOC131022492 isoform X2; the protein is MPTRRDREYLLLIIEEINRVLRCQLIIILDLVIRIKTRKRKRSEHVARYGMIECIPAQIGHLNRITGVSDTDCISNLRMDRNTFGRLCHLLKELGGLRDDRHVCIEEQVAMFISILAHHKKNRVIGFDFWRSGQTISLYVHLVLTAILRPHALLLVKPEPVTENSTDPRWKWFKGCLGALDGTYISVMVPNGDKPRYRTRKGLISTNTLAVCDRNLKFVYVLPGWEGSAADSRVLRDTINRVHGLKVPNGNYYLVDNGYANSDGFLAPYKGVRYHLKECGPASERPRNAAELFNMRHTKARNCIERAFRILKMRWGILRSTTFYSVKVQNRLIMACFLLNNFIRSEMINDPIEQMFDNLDVGDMAAEADKEECIDTVEVSSINIMEY
- the LOC131022492 gene encoding uncharacterized protein LOC131022492 isoform X1; this translates as MIECIPAQIGHLNRITGVSDTDCISNLRMDRNTFGRLCHLLKELGGLRDDRHVCIEEQVAMFISILAHHKKNRVIGFDFWRSGQTISLYVHLVLTAILRPHALLLVKPEPVTENSTDPRWKWFKGCLGALDGTYISVMVPNGDKPRYRTRKGLISTNTLAVCDRNLKFVYVLPGWEGSAADSRVLRDTINRVHGLKVPNGNYYLVDNGYANSDGFLAPYKGVRYHLKECGPASERPRNAAELFNMRHTKARNCIERAFRILKMRWGILRSTTFYSVKVQNRLIMACFLLNNFIRSEMINDPIEQMFDNLDVGDMAAEADKEECIDTVEVSSINIMEY